In the Prochlorococcus marinus CUG1438 genome, TATTGAAAATCTGGACAATATCCATAAGAAATTAAACAAATTTTCTTCAAAAAAAGTCAGCTTGGAAGCAAAAATATTTGCAATCAATGAGTCAATAAAATCTCATCAATGGTTAAAAATAAAAAATAGTTTTGAAAAATTTAATATTTGTTCTTTATCTATCTATTCTAATAATAGAGATACAGTATTAGCAGGAAAGTCATTAAAAATAGATTCAACTTTTATTAAAGAAAAAGAGATCAAGCATAAGTTATTATTATTTGATTCAAAAAAGAAAGATGATATCTTCCACGAAGGGACTGTAAGATCGGGAGATAGAATATCTTCAAATGGAAACCTATGCATTATAGGAGACGTCAATCCTGGAGCCATAGTTACAGCAAAGAAAAATATTTACGTTTGGGGGAAACTACTAGGTATAGCCTTCGCAGGTAAGGGTGGGAATAATAGTGCCTATATTGCGTCTCTTCATTTAAACCCTTTACAACTAAGAATTGCTGATGTTATTGCTATTGGCCCAAAGGATAAGCCAAATAATTACTATCCTGAGATTGCTTTAATAGATAAACAAACAATAACTATTCAGCCTTACATAATAGAAACTAAAAATTAATCAATCATTTGAAATAAATTAATTCAAACTTTATTAATTTAAGAATTACTTAATCTTTAGAATATTTTACTTTATTAAAACTGGGCTTATTATTTATTTGAAAAACATTAAATTCGTGGCGGAAAATACTCGCACAATATTAATCTGCTCAGGAAAAGGTGGGGTTGGTAAAACCACCTTGACTGCAAATTTAGGCATAGCTCTTGCCAACAGCGGCGCAAGCACTGCTGTATTAGATGCTGATTTCGGTTTAAGAAATTTAGATCTTCTTTTAGGATTAGAGAATCGAATTATTTATACAGCACAGGATGTTCTAGACAAAAATTGTCGTCTTGAACAAGCATTGGTAAGACATAAAAAAGAACCCAATCTGGCTCTTTTGCCTGCCGGCGATCCTAGGATGTTGGATTGGATGAAGCCGGAAGATATGCAAAAGATTAGCGAACTACTTAGTGAAAAATTTGATTATGTTTTAGTCGATTGTCCTGCTGGAGTAGAGGATGGTTTTAAAAATGCACTTGCAGCCTGCAAAGAAGCTATTGTTGTAACTAACCCAGAATTATCTGCAGTACGCGATGCCGATAGAGTAATTGGAATTCTTAATACATCTGATATCGATCCTATTCAACTCGTAATTAATAGAGTGCGCCCTAACATGATGGCTAGTCAAGAGATGTTATCTATTGAAGATGTTCAAGGAATTCTCTCTTTACCTTTATTAGGTATTGTGTTGGAAGATGAACAAGTAATTATTAGTACAAATAGAGGAGAGCCACTAACGCTTACAGAAAGTAGTTCTCCTGCAAAAAAATGTTATTTGAATGTTTCTCAAAGACTCTCAGGAAAGGATGTGCCAATAATTGATCCCAAAAATGAAGGGAAAAGCCTTAAAGATAAGTTCATGAGATTAATGCAAACAAAGGTTTTTTAAAATGATGACTCTCAGAGACCTTATAAACAAATTACTGGGCAGAGAAACTGCTAGTGCTAATACGGCTAGGGAAAGGTTACAACTTGTACTAGCTCATGACAGAGTTGATATGAGTTCCTTGACAACTGATCTTCTAGACAAGATGAGAAAAGAAATTCTTGATGTAGTTGCTAAGTATGTCGAAATTGACTTTGAAGAGGTAGCAGTGAGCTTAGAAACAGAAGATAGAATGACTGCGCTAGTTGCCAATTTGCCAATTAAAAGAACTCTCTCAGGAGAAATACAGTTCAAAAAAAATGATAAGAGTTCTAAAAGTGTTAAAGATATCAAAAAGTAATAAATTTTAAATTGCTAAATAAATTCTGAAAATTCCTCCTCCGCGATTGTAAGATGTAATAGTGCCGGCTTAGCTCAGCGGTAGAGCAGCGCTTTTGTAAAGCGAAGGTCATCAGTTCAAATCTGTTAGCCGGCATTTTGATTATTTAATTCTGTTCAATTTTCTTTGCTGAAAATAACCAAATCAAAGCTAATATTGAAAATATAGGGAATAATTTAATCGCAACCACATACTCTAGCAATGATGTGAGAGGTTCAAATATCCAAAAAGTAGAAAATTGAATTAATAAAACAAGAAACAACAATAAAAGCATTAATTTAATCCTTTAACAAATACTTCTCCTTCTCTAACCAACTCCCATTTTCCACTTTCTTTCCAAGATATTATGGTACTAGCTTTCCCACTACTTTTTTCCCATGGAATAGGCCCTAAAATTTTTAAAGAAGGAAAGTCTAAAGCAATACCTTCAGCTTTAATTGATCCCGTGAAACCTGAAAGATTGGCACTTGAAGTTAACAATGGACCTGTTTCTTTAAGGAGAGATTGAGCCATATCTGAATTTGGGATTCTTAACCCCAGAGTAAGATCTTTGCTTGTTAGTACAATATTTCGCTGACTGGAAGAAGGAATAATCATAGTCAGAGCTCCAGGCCAATATTTTGAAGCTATATCTTCGTAATCTTCTTTCGCTAATTCATGAACGTAGTCAATTAATTGATTTCTTTCTGATCCCATAAGAATTAAAGGTTTATTCTTGTCTCTTTTTTTATACTCATAAATTATTTTTGAAAATTCGGGTAAGCATCCTATTGCAGGTAAGGTGTCTGTCGGGAAAATTACGGGTAGACCATTTTTAAGCGTCTTTAAAGCTGATTCACAGTTTATTAAATTCATTTAAATTATTTCCCAATATTATTTATTTATATCTTCCAATAGTAAACCTACCAACACCTGAAAGATCATTCACAATTTCTACTGATGTAAATTTGTTTTTAATAAAAAGTTGTTTTACTTTTTCACCTTGATCAAAATGATTTTCCAAAATTAGCCACCCCTTTTCTTTTAAGTATAATGGTGCTTTTTGGATTATTTCCCTAATATGCTTTAACCCATCTGTTCCCCCTCTTAAAGCAATCTTTGGTTCGAAATCCTTTACTTCCTTGGGCAACTCCTCATAAGTATCACTTGGGATATATGGAGGGTTAGAAATAGCGAGATCTAATTTACCTTTAAAACCCTCAAAAGGGGTCCACCAATTTCCGCAAAAAAACTTCAAATTTGATTGATCACAAGAATCTATATAATTTTGAGTTGCTATTTCTAATGCATCTTGATCAATATCAGATGCTAAACCCTCCCATAAAGGACAAGCTAATGCCAAAGCAATACTGATGGCACCTGATCCAGTTCCTAATTCAGCAAAAATTAGTTTTTGTGATTTTTTTTTAAAAATCCTAAAGACAATATCAATTATAAGTTCTGTTTCCGACCTAGGGATAAGTACTTTATCTGTAACTTTTAGTTTTAAATTTCTCCAAAAAACAATCCCACAAAGATGTTGAATAGGAGTAGAAAATGTTAAATGATTACACCAAAGAGATGATAAGTAATCAAGATTATTTTTTAAATATATCTCTCCCTCAGGATTTATGCTCAACAAGCTCAAATCATTTGCTGAGACACCCCCTATGCAATCAAGTAGGGTAGCAAAAGATTGATAATCTCCTCCTCTAGAAAGTTGTTTATTTTTCCAATATAAAAATTCTCTTACAGGAATGCTGGGCATTTATGTAAGTCTTAGCGTTTTGGCCCAAGTCTACCTTTACTAGAATCTGAATAGAAGCTTGATTTTTCTCCATCTTGGGTAGAAATAAATAGACCTATAAGGAATATCGTTGGCACCCCTACAAATAAAAGACTTGCGACGAATCCGAAATTGGTTGTTTCCATTTTATTGAGAGTTCAGTTTGGTACTAAGACTATAAACACATAACAAGAAATAAAGTGGAAAAATCAACAATTTTTATCAACCTATTTACAGTCTTAAACAATTTAGCGGGGTAACTTCTTATTTTCACTAATTTTTTTTAGTTCTTCTAAATTTGAAGGAGGTGATTGAGGTTTTGTCAAAATTACTGCAGAGGACTTGATAAGTGTTTGACATGCAAGACGCCAATTTTCTGGCCTATTTTTAAGTTTTTCTTCTTCAACAGAAGTAAGAGGACTTAATGAATTTTTATTTCCTCCTTCAACTGAAATAAAGCAAGTACTACATTGGCCTGCACCACCACAATTTCCTAAGATCCCCTTTAATCCATAAAGTTGTAAATTTTCTTTCATAACTAGTTCCCTTAAATTTTCACCTGGATTGCATTGAACCTCTAAATCTTCACGGATGAATCTGATAGTTGCCATTTTTTTTGTTATTTTTCTTATTTTGGCGTTTTACTTTGAGAATTGTGACCAAAATATTAACAATTTTTAGTCAAAAAATGCTCGAAACAATTGTGATACAAATTGATTTACCCATATTTCGCCATAAAATAAATTTATTTACAAAAATCCCCCAAAGACTAAAAAACCCTTACTATCGTGATGTTTAGCTGTTTATTCAGCATAGTTACTAGAAATTAACCGATGGGATTGCCTTGGTATCGAGTACACACAGTAGTTATTAATGACCCAGGTCGACTACTTGCTGTGCATCTTATGCATACTGCATTATTAGCCGGCTGGGCCGGTTCTATGGCTCTTTACGAATTAGCCATTTTTGATCCTTCTGATGCTGTCCTAAATCCAATGTGGAGACAGGGAATGTACGTTATGCCTTTCATGGCGAGACTTGGTATCACAAGTAGTTGGAATGGATGGGATATCACTGGTGCTACAGGTGTTGATCCTGGATTTTGGAGTTTTGAGGGTGTTGCAGCAGCTCATATAGTTTTTAGCGGACTATTGATGTTGGCTTCTATATGGCACTGGACATACTGGGACTTAGACTTATGGGAAGATTCAAGAACAGGTGAACCTGCTTTAGACTTGCCAAGAATCTTTGGTATTCATCTTCTTCTAGCAGGACTCACATGTTTTGGATTTGGAGCATTCCATTGTGCAAACGTAGGGATCTGGGTTTCTGACCCTTACGGTTTATCAGGTCATGTAGAGCCTGTAGCTCCTTCTTGGGGAGTAGAAGGATTTAACCCTTTTAATCCTGGAGGAATTGTGGCAAATCATATAGCTGCTGGACTTATGGGTATTATTGGTGGAATTTTCCACATTACTAATAGACCGGGAGAAAGGCTTTATAGAGCATTAAAACTAGGAAGTCTTGAAGGGGTTCTAGCTAGTGCTTTAGCAGCTGTACTATTTGTATCTTTCGTCGTTGCAGGCACAATGTGGTACGGGTCAGCCACAACTCCAGTCGAATTGTTTGGTCCTACCAGATATCAATGGGATTCAGGATATTTCAAAACTGAGATCAACAGAAGAGTTCAAGCTGCCATTGATAATGGTGCTACAAAAGAAGAGGCTTATGCGTCGATTCCAGAGAAATTAGCCTTCTACGATTATGTTGGGAACAGTCCCGCTAAAGGAGGTTTATTTAGAGTTGGAGCACTTGTTAATGGTGATGGTTTGCCAACTGGTTGGCAAGGTCACATTGCTTTTCAAGATAAGGAAGGTAACGAATTAGAAGTCAGAAGAATACCTAACTTCTTTGAAAACTTTCCTGTCATACTTGAAGATAAAGAAGGTAATGTAAGAGCAGATATTCCATTCAGAAGAGCTGAAGCTAAGTATTCATTTGAGCAAACTGGTATAACTGCTACCATCTATGGAGGAGATTTAAATGGGCAAACATTTACTGATCCTGCAGTAGTCAAAAGATTAGCAAGAAAAGCTCAGCTTGGAGAAGCATTCAAGTTTGACAGAGAAACTTACAAATCTGATGGTGTTTTCCGAAGCTCCCCAAGAGCATGGTTCACATATGCACATTTATGTTTCGGATTGCTATTCTTGTTTGGTCACTGGTGGCATGCTTCAAGAACTCTTTACAGAAATTCCTTTGCTGGTATTGATGCTGAGATTGGAGACCAAGTTGAATTTGGTTTATTCAAGAAGCTTGGTGATGAAACCACAAGAAGAATCCCAGGTAGGGTTTAAACTAATCTTTATTAATTAATCTTATGGAAGCCTTTGCTTACGTTCTTATTTTAACTCTCGCAGTTGTTACTTTATTCTTTGCTGTCGCCTTTAGAGATCCACCTAAATTTGATAGGAAATGAACTTTTTCAAAAAACCCTCTCTAACAAGAGGGTTTTTTACTTTTCATAATTAGAATTATATTCTACTATTAGGGTTGGAGTTCAACTTAATTCACTAAATGCAGTGTCCAACCTGTCAAAATACTGATAGCAGAGTTTTGGAATCGAGATCTGCTGATAGTGGCAAAAGTGTTAGAAGAAGAAGAGAGTGTTTAAATTGCAGCTTCAGATTTACTACGTATGAAAGAGTTGAATCAATGCCAATTTCGGTTATAAAAAAAGATGGGAGTAGAGAATTATTTGACAAACAAAAATTAATTACTGGTATATCACGAGCTTGCGAAAAGACTTCCTTCACAAGTGAAGCAATTATTAATTTTGTAGACGGAATTGAATCACAAATCATGCAAGATTCAAATAAGGATATTAAATCTGCCCAAATTGGAGATTTAATTCTTAAAAATCTTAGAAAAGAAAATGAAGTCGCTTATATAAGATATGCATCAGTTTATAGAAAATTTAATGGCGTAAAAGATTTTATCTCGACTCTTGAATCTTTGAAAGGAAGTTCAAAAAATCAATTAGCTTCAATTTTATAAAATTAAGCATCTTTAAGTGTAGAATACATAACACATATGTTTTTGCTATTGGTTTGCAGGCTAATAGCATTCCTTTCTAACTACCTAAGGTAGTCTGCGAATCAAAAAATGAACGAAAATTCTTCACAGACAATAAAAGAACTTTCTGAAGATAAAGAAATTAAAAATTCTAATGAAGTTGATACTTCAACAGTATCCCATAACGAGGAAGATATAGCATTCGAAAAGAACGATATTCCTTCGGCAGATTCCTCTTCTAGCAGAATAAATACAGATTTTGAAAACGCAGGCTTCACACAAGAAGAATTTGCATCACTTCTAGGGAAATACGACTATAACTTTAAGCCCGGTGATCTAGTAAAAGGAACTGTTTTTGCTTTAGAACCCAAAGGGGCCATGATAGATATTGGCGCAAAAACAGCTGCTTTTATGCCTGTACAAGAGGTATCAATAAATAAAGTTGAAGGACTAAATGAGGTGTTACAACCTTCAGAGAGCAGAGAATTTTTCATAATGAGCGAAGAGAATGAAGATGGACAATTAGCACTCTCAATTAGAAGAATTGAATATCAAAGGGCGTGGGAAAGAGTTAGACAACTGCAAAAGGAAGACGCTACTATTTATTCTGAAGTTTTTGCAACAAATAGAGGCGGTGCCCTAGTTAGGGTGGAAGGATTGAGAGGATTTATCCCAGGTTCGCATATAAGTGCTCGAAGAATTAAAGATGACTTAGAAGGTGAATACTTACCCTTAAAGTTTCTTGAAGTTGATGAAGAAAGGAACAGATTAGTACTAAGTCATAGAAGAGCGTTAGTGGAGAAGAAAATGAATAGACTTGAAGTAGGCGAAGTTGTTGTAGGTTCTGTTAAAGGTATCAAACCATATGGAGCCTTTATTGATATTGGAGGCGTGAGTGGCCTTTTGCACATTTCTGAAATCAGTCATGAACATATTGAGACCCCTCATAATGTATTAAATGTTAATGATCAGATGAAGGTCATGATAATTGACCTTGACTCAGAAAGAGGAAGAATTTCATTATCTACAAAAGCACTTGAACCTGAACCTGGAGATATGCTTACTGACCCACAGAAAGTCTTTAGTAAAGCTGAAGAAATGGCTGCGAAATACAAGCAAATGTTATTTGAGCAAACTGACGATAATGAAGAGAGCCCCGCAACTGCATCTGAAACAATCTAAATTACCAAAGTTTTGGGTAGAAATATTGCGATCACAAAGTTCTTTGCTCTTAAATAAGTATTTTTTAATTTACAATATTTGATTAGTTATAACTGTCTAATTTAGGATAAAGTTTAGTTTTACAAATATTATATTTAAATGAGTGATTTTATCTTCACTTCTGAATCTGTAACTGAAGGCCATCCTGACAAAATATGTGATCAAATAAGTGACGCTGTTCTAGATGCTTTATTGACAGAAGATCCAGAAAGTAGAGTTGCTTGCGAAACTGTAGTAAATACTGGTCTTTGTTTACTTACTGGAGAAATAACTTCAAAAGCAAA is a window encoding:
- a CDS encoding septum site-determining protein MinC → MKIIINSSNKEYIETLSIENLDNIHKKLNKFSSKKVSLEAKIFAINESIKSHQWLKIKNSFEKFNICSLSIYSNNRDTVLAGKSLKIDSTFIKEKEIKHKLLLFDSKKKDDIFHEGTVRSGDRISSNGNLCIIGDVNPGAIVTAKKNIYVWGKLLGIAFAGKGGNNSAYIASLHLNPLQLRIADVIAIGPKDKPNNYYPEIALIDKQTITIQPYIIETKN
- the minD gene encoding septum site-determining protein MinD gives rise to the protein MAENTRTILICSGKGGVGKTTLTANLGIALANSGASTAVLDADFGLRNLDLLLGLENRIIYTAQDVLDKNCRLEQALVRHKKEPNLALLPAGDPRMLDWMKPEDMQKISELLSEKFDYVLVDCPAGVEDGFKNALAACKEAIVVTNPELSAVRDADRVIGILNTSDIDPIQLVINRVRPNMMASQEMLSIEDVQGILSLPLLGIVLEDEQVIISTNRGEPLTLTESSSPAKKCYLNVSQRLSGKDVPIIDPKNEGKSLKDKFMRLMQTKVF
- the minE gene encoding cell division topological specificity factor MinE; translation: MMTLRDLINKLLGRETASANTARERLQLVLAHDRVDMSSLTTDLLDKMRKEILDVVAKYVEIDFEEVAVSLETEDRMTALVANLPIKRTLSGEIQFKKNDKSSKSVKDIKK
- a CDS encoding L-threonylcarbamoyladenylate synthase, translated to MNLINCESALKTLKNGLPVIFPTDTLPAIGCLPEFSKIIYEYKKRDKNKPLILMGSERNQLIDYVHELAKEDYEDIASKYWPGALTMIIPSSSQRNIVLTSKDLTLGLRIPNSDMAQSLLKETGPLLTSSANLSGFTGSIKAEGIALDFPSLKILGPIPWEKSSGKASTIISWKESGKWELVREGEVFVKGLN
- the prmC gene encoding peptide chain release factor N(5)-glutamine methyltransferase, coding for MPSIPVREFLYWKNKQLSRGGDYQSFATLLDCIGGVSANDLSLLSINPEGEIYLKNNLDYLSSLWCNHLTFSTPIQHLCGIVFWRNLKLKVTDKVLIPRSETELIIDIVFRIFKKKSQKLIFAELGTGSGAISIALALACPLWEGLASDIDQDALEIATQNYIDSCDQSNLKFFCGNWWTPFEGFKGKLDLAISNPPYIPSDTYEELPKEVKDFEPKIALRGGTDGLKHIREIIQKAPLYLKEKGWLILENHFDQGEKVKQLFIKNKFTSVEIVNDLSGVGRFTIGRYK
- the psbM gene encoding photosystem II reaction center protein PsbM, encoding METTNFGFVASLLFVGVPTIFLIGLFISTQDGEKSSFYSDSSKGRLGPKR
- a CDS encoding (2Fe-2S)-binding protein, whose protein sequence is MATIRFIREDLEVQCNPGENLRELVMKENLQLYGLKGILGNCGGAGQCSTCFISVEGGNKNSLSPLTSVEEEKLKNRPENWRLACQTLIKSSAVILTKPQSPPSNLEELKKISENKKLPR
- the psbB gene encoding photosystem II chlorophyll-binding protein CP47 codes for the protein MGLPWYRVHTVVINDPGRLLAVHLMHTALLAGWAGSMALYELAIFDPSDAVLNPMWRQGMYVMPFMARLGITSSWNGWDITGATGVDPGFWSFEGVAAAHIVFSGLLMLASIWHWTYWDLDLWEDSRTGEPALDLPRIFGIHLLLAGLTCFGFGAFHCANVGIWVSDPYGLSGHVEPVAPSWGVEGFNPFNPGGIVANHIAAGLMGIIGGIFHITNRPGERLYRALKLGSLEGVLASALAAVLFVSFVVAGTMWYGSATTPVELFGPTRYQWDSGYFKTEINRRVQAAIDNGATKEEAYASIPEKLAFYDYVGNSPAKGGLFRVGALVNGDGLPTGWQGHIAFQDKEGNELEVRRIPNFFENFPVILEDKEGNVRADIPFRRAEAKYSFEQTGITATIYGGDLNGQTFTDPAVVKRLARKAQLGEAFKFDRETYKSDGVFRSSPRAWFTYAHLCFGLLFLFGHWWHASRTLYRNSFAGIDAEIGDQVEFGLFKKLGDETTRRIPGRV
- a CDS encoding photosystem II reaction center protein T, with the protein product MEAFAYVLILTLAVVTLFFAVAFRDPPKFDRK
- the nrdR gene encoding transcriptional repressor NrdR, which produces MQCPTCQNTDSRVLESRSADSGKSVRRRRECLNCSFRFTTYERVESMPISVIKKDGSRELFDKQKLITGISRACEKTSFTSEAIINFVDGIESQIMQDSNKDIKSAQIGDLILKNLRKENEVAYIRYASVYRKFNGVKDFISTLESLKGSSKNQLASIL
- a CDS encoding 30S ribosomal protein S1 yields the protein MNENSSQTIKELSEDKEIKNSNEVDTSTVSHNEEDIAFEKNDIPSADSSSSRINTDFENAGFTQEEFASLLGKYDYNFKPGDLVKGTVFALEPKGAMIDIGAKTAAFMPVQEVSINKVEGLNEVLQPSESREFFIMSEENEDGQLALSIRRIEYQRAWERVRQLQKEDATIYSEVFATNRGGALVRVEGLRGFIPGSHISARRIKDDLEGEYLPLKFLEVDEERNRLVLSHRRALVEKKMNRLEVGEVVVGSVKGIKPYGAFIDIGGVSGLLHISEISHEHIETPHNVLNVNDQMKVMIIDLDSERGRISLSTKALEPEPGDMLTDPQKVFSKAEEMAAKYKQMLFEQTDDNEESPATASETI